A window of the Cryptosporidium parvum Iowa II chromosome 7, whole genome shotgun sequence genome harbors these coding sequences:
- a CDS encoding queunine tRNA-ribosyltransferase, translating to MRNEISKESNEPHHEDSMSLPPVLPIKKGEALSFYVAHSCGRARYGVLNLPHGRVDTPIFMPVATHGSIKGLSSLQVEELNVPILLGNAYHLGSRPGDEIIDKFGGLHNFMRWNRNILTDSGGFQMVSLLKFANITEEGVEFRHPYTNANLLFTPEKSIQVQNAIGADIIMQLDDVITAKSTDYQRFDEAVDRTTRWLDRCIKAHKKPDKQNLFAIVQGGIFKDLRERSLKSLKERNTPGYAIGGLSGGESKDSFWQIIELCTRSGVGLPENKPRYVMGVGYPIDILVCVALGADMFDCVYPCRTARFGTAMVHNGLLKLKLSKYKDDARPIDSRCKCYCCKHYSRAALYRIVLKDSLACQLMTIHNISFMMEFCNDMRNAIKNQTFGEYCKSFVRNYYSSTELDHLSDLEKKEGIPKWVVDAFKYIDIHL from the coding sequence ATGAGAAACGAGATAAGTAAAGAAAGTAATGAGCCTCACCATGAGGATTCAATGAGCCTTCCTCCTGTACTCCCAATTAAAAAGGGAGAAGCCTTATCTTTTTACGTAGCTCATAGTTGTGGTAGAGCTAGATATGGAGTATTAAATCTTCCTCATGGAAGAGTGGATACTCCAATATTTATGCCAGTTGCTACTCATGGATCGATTAAGGGGCTTTCTTCCCTTCAGGTTGAAGAGCTGAATGTACCTATTTTATTGGGAAATGCATACCATTTAGGTAGCAGGCCAGGagatgaaattattgataaatttggaGGTTTGCATAACTTTATGAGGTGGAACAGGAACATTTTGACTGATAGTGGAGGATTCCAGATGGTTTctcttttaaaatttgcTAATATTACAGAAGAAGGAGTCGAATTTAGGCATCCATATACGAATGCAAATTTACTATTCACACCAGAAAAATCTATTCAAGTCCAGAATGCAATAGGAGCTGATATAATTATGCAGCTTGACGATGTAATCACTGCCAAATCTACAGATTATCAAAGATTTGATGAAGCAGTTGATAGAACGACACGATGGTTGGATCGTTGTATAAAAGCTCACAAAAAACCTGATAAACAAAATTTGTTTGCAATTGTACAAGGAGGAATTTTTAAAGATCTTAGGGAAAGATCTCTGAAAAGTCTTAAGGAAAGAAATACTCCAGGATACGCAATTGGAGGTCTTTCTGGAGGCGAAAGCAAAGACAGTTTCTGGCAAATAATTGAGTTATGTACCAGATCTGGTGTTGGACTTCCTGAAAATAAACCAAGATACGTTATGGGAGTTGGATATCCTATTGATATTTTAGTTTGTGTAGCACTAGGAGCTGATATGTTTGATTGTGTATATCCCTGTAGAACTGCAAGGTTTGGAACAGCTATGGTTCACAATGGACTACTCAAACTAAAATTAAGTAAATACAAGGATGACGCAAGACCAATCGATTCCAGATGTAAATGCTACTGCTGTAAGCATTACTCCAGAGCTGCACTATATAGAATTGTCCTTAAAGATTCGCTTGCATGTCAACTTATGACGATCCATAATATATCTTTCATGATGGAGTTTTGCAATGATATGAGAAACGCAATTAAAAACCAAACTTTTGGAGAATACTGCAAGTCATTTGTGAGAAATTACTATTCGTCTACTGAATTAGATCACTTAAGtgatttagaaaaaaaagaaggtATCCCAAAATGGGTTGTTGATgcttttaaatatattgatattCATTTATAA
- a CDS encoding bruno-like protein with 2 RRM domains: MDNQSYRDVTDSRAFWISDKKCQGFSKGDIGGGRHMVSDLNCVSQALFNRSNSFPASFCSNNEESYFVNFDQITAMGEDQLNPFVESIRDANTLFLDDNISFIGSKETDSYFDNTSKYQRSVTMDFSNNSKYPGICSYYPRSINSVNYSRSNSDLARFLENKDELETYNTDNSLTRDSSGSSTESTGRFIYGSSNGCIEYGNIEGIVDSKHPHYCGVNMVRGMSSPKRERFIRQSDSLSSLTSDQLKDIGFINKQNNKRRSKRGYAPVKLFVNRVPKHMTNEELLKIFNKYGLVVECNIIRDSNGPKGCAFVRFSNIYEAQNAILCIHGKTVLDKEVGPIQVKYADGEIERLGLSPDVQPCGESVKVFVGSLPKNCTEDQLLLLFKQFGHVDEVHIIRDNNKQSKCSAFVTFPRKFMAENAIMFLDKKYIFDNSKRPIEVRLAKSRAKQKQQQQQQQQSQNGNNGQSGSLSPNHSDFATGNMGFGMSYNKKSCGGSSSGVQAMSLRGGVDLFDSIPETTSQQMQFSNIPNSHHNADVAIQNFVIGHNLNHGHYLSHQHQHSSHRHGNQPKVTSNGTSNTNTAINITNTASSTSSSTKSKPNTNFSILMGMNSSMSNRIDSTPNVIHNTRNLDHQMNQEHINGHKRGIHMGTSHSSLISDSCYKGGPNNEDQIKFTPPTLLDFWTKPILNI, translated from the coding sequence atggACAATCAAAGTTACAGAGATGTAACAGATAGTAGAGCATTTTGGATAAGTGATAAGAAATGCCAGGGATTTTCAAAAGGAGATATTGGAGGAGGTAGGCACATGGTTTCAGATTTGAATTGTGTATCTCAGGCTTTATTTAACAGGAGTAATAGTTTTCCAGCTTCTTTTTGCAGTAACAATGAAGAGAGTTATTTCGTGAATTTTGACCAGATTACTGCAATGGGTGAAGATCAGCTTAATCCATTTGTTGAAAGTATTCGTGATGCAAATACTCTCTTTTTAGATGATAATATCAGTTTTATTGGTTCAAAGGAAACTGATAGTTATTTCGATAATACTTCTAAATATCAAAGATCAGTAACAATGGacttttcaaataattcaaaatatccTGGTATATGTTCATATTATCCTAGAAGTATTAATTCTGTTAACTACTCTAGATCTAATAGTGATTTAGCAAGATTTTTGGAGAATAAGGATGAATTGGAAACTTATAATACAGACAATTCATTGACTCGTGATTCATCTGGATCAAGTACTGAGAGTACTGGCCGCTTTATATATGGTTCATCTAATGGTTGCATTGAGTATGGAAATATTGAAGGTATTGTCGATTCTAAGCATCCGCATTATTGCGGAGTTAATATGGTTAGAGGAATGTCTTCTCCTAAGAGAGAAAGATTTATTCGACAGAGTGATTCTTTAAGTTCTTTAACAAGCGATCAGCTCAAGGATATTGGTTTCATTAATAAGCAAAATAACAAGAGAAGATCTAAACGAGGTTATGCTCCTGTTAAACTTTTTGTTAATAGAGTTCCAAAACATATGACTAATGAAGAGTTGctcaaaattttcaataaatacGGGCTAGTTGTTGAATGTAACATTATTCGTGACTCTAATGGACCAAAAGGATGTGCTTTTGTCCGATTTTCTAACATTTATGAGGCACAAAATGCGATACTTTGTATCCATGGTAAAACTGTTTTAGATAAGGAGGTTGGACCGATTCAAGTTAAATATGCTGATGGAGAGATTGAGAGGTTAGGGCTTTCTCCTGATGTTCAGCCATGTGGCGAATCTGTTAAGGTGTTTGTTGGTAGTCTTCCAAAAAATTGCACTGAAGACCAATTACTCTTACTATTTAAACAATTTGGCCATGTTGATGAAGTTCATATTATAAGAGACAACAACAAGCAAAGCAAATGTTCTGCTTTTGTTACTTTTCCAAGAAAGTTTATGGCAGAAAACGCGATCATGTTTCTTGacaagaaatatatatttgataacTCTAAGAGACCTATTGAAGTTAGACTCGCTAAAAGTAGGGCTAAACAGAAACAGCAACAACAACAGCAGCAACAATCCCAAAATGGTAACAATGGACAAAGTGGTAGTTTAAGTCCAAACCACTCAGATTTTGCCACAGGTAATATGGGATTTGGAATGtcatataataaaaaatcatGCGGAGGAAGCTCTTCTGGAGTACAGGCTATGTCATTGAGAGGAGGAGTCGACTTATTTGACTCTATTCCGGAGACTACATCACAACAAATGCAGTTTTCGAACATTCCGAATTCTCATCATAATGCAGATGTTGCTATTCAGAACTTTGTAATTGGACATAATCTTAATCATGGACACTATCTTAGCCATCAACATCAGCATAGTTCTCATAGACATGGAAACCAACCTAAAGTTACTTCAAACGGCACATCTAATACTAATACtgctattaatattacaaatacTGCTTCTTCTACGAGTAGCAGTACTAAGTCAAAGCCTAATAccaatttttcaatattgatGGGGATGAATTCCAGCATGAGCAACAGAATTGATTCAACTCCCAATGTAATTCATAATACAAGAAATTTAGATCATCAAATGAATCAAGAACATATCAATGGACACAAACGAGGAATACATATGGGAACTAGTCATTCCTCATTAATTAGTGATTCTTGTTATAAAGGAGGCCCAAACAATGAAGATCAGATTAAGTTTACTCCTCCAACATTATTGGATTTCTGGACGAAACCAATTCTCAATATTTAG
- a CDS encoding RAD3'DEXDc+HELICc protein', with protein sequence MVRFFIEELEVFFPYDNVYPEQLEYMKYLKQILDAHSHGVLEMPTGTGKTVTLLSFITSYQLVHPNMGKLIYCTRTVAEMEKALQELKTVVDYCKKEIENDKIKLEQEIKSENNSSLASVSESRFSAASILGIGMTARRNMCINPRVSVHADRDKIDSMCRSMTAPWVRAKHQMEARERSALSEGDANSSKMTEIADIEEMLESGCTTLCPYYEAYERVWSSDLVPTGIYTIDEFKDFSKNWEHPILGKKIQFCPYFASKRLIQTAKVVVLNYQYILDPKVAQASLLGGGTVSQGFSHGANPNGLSLGSKFAASLLPEQEGTKEPSVVVFDEAHNIDNVCIEALSVNMNRQILSGAARNLRTLKSEIESLSSLDEQRLQDEYTRLIQGLRNSGQVQDEAVLEDLERFPVLPEEMEKIKKGLIPGSIRRAEHFITIMKKLILYLQEYIRVYSTRIEGPLTFVKHIEASCYIQSGLLKFCDERLRSLLNTLRIVDSDQYSSLELVCTFFTILGSYSKGFIVIVDPYPEVSGLYDPVIQLSCLDSSIAMRPILKRYQSIVLTSGTLSPLDLYPKLLGFIPVVSQSLTMTLDRTCICPLIVTRGSDQTPLSSKFESRADVSIQQNYGKLILEITKKVPDGVVCFFSSYLYMEQMLSQWYESGLLAQIMEHKLVFVETKDIVSTTLALHHYRKACDIGRGAIFFSIARGKVAEGIDFDRHYGRCVVMVGIPYQYTLSKILQSRLSFLKENYGIQENEFLTFDAMRQASQCVGRVIRSKADYGLMIFADLRYNKKDKREKIPPWILKHLKPEYSTLSTDMAVSISSNFLKQMSQPYAVSNSIIKLGS encoded by the coding sequence ATGGTTCGGTTTTTTATTGAGGAATTGGAAGTTTTCTTTCCATATGATAATGTCTACCCTGAACAACTTGAGTATATGAAGTACTTGAAGCAGATTCTAGATGCTCACAGCCATGGAGTTCTTGAAATGCCTACAGGTACTGGTAAAACGGTAACcttattatcttttatCACGTCTTATCAGTTGGTTCATCCCAATATGGGTAAGTTAATTTATTGCACTCGTACTGTGGCTGAAATGGAAAAGGCACTACAGGAGCTTAAAACAGTTGTTGATTATTGTAAGAAggaaatagaaaatgataaGATTAAGTTAGAGCAAGAAATAAAGAGTGAAAACAATTCCTCTCTTGCGTCAGTCTCTGAGTCTCGTTTTAGTGCTGCTTCCATACTGGGAATTGGTATGACTGCTAGAAGAAACATGTGTATCAATCCTAGAGTATCGGTACATGCTGACAGAGACAAGATTGATTCTATGTGTAGATCAATGACAGCTCCTTGGGTAAGAGCAAAACATCAGATGGAAGCAAGAGAAAGAAGTGCTTTGAGTGAGGGGGATgcaaattcttcaaaaatgaCAGAAATCGCcgatattgaagaaatgtTGGAGTCTGGATGTACAACTTTATGTCCATACTATGAAGCTTATGAAAGGGTATGGAGCAGTGATCTTGTTCCTACAGGGATTTACACTattgatgaatttaaagACTTTAGTAAGAACTGGGAACATCCAATTTTGGGAAAGAAAATCCAATTTTGCCCATACTTTGCTTCTAAAAGGCTCATTCAAACTGCTAAAGTTGTCGTACTTAATTACCAATATATTCTAGATCCAAAGGTTGCTCAGGCCTCTCTCTTAGGAGGTGGAACAGTATCTCAAGGATTCAGCCATGGAGCAAATCCAAATGGACTTAGTCTTGGGTCCAAATTTGCAGCTTCTCTTCTTCCGGAGCAAGAAGGAACCAAAGAGCCTAGTGTTGTTGTATTTGATGAAGCACACAATATAGATAACGTTTGTATTGAAGCTTTATCTGTCAATATGAATAGACAAATCCTAAGCGGCGCTGCACGTAACTTAAGAACTTTGAAATCAGAAATCGAAAGTCTCTCTTCATTAGATGAACAGAGGCTACAAGATGAATATACAAGATTAATACAGGGTCTTAGAAACTCTGGACAAGTTCAGGATGAAGCAGTATTAGAGGATCTTGAAAGGTTTCCTGTACTTCCAGAGGAAATGgaaaagattaaaaaagGTTTAATTCCTGGATCAATTAGAAGAGCTGAACACTTTATTACAATTATGAAGAAACTTATTCTGTATTTGCAGGAGTATATTCGAGTATATTCAACTAGAATTGAAGGACCTCTGACATTTGTCAAACATATTGAAGCTTCCTGCTATATTCAGTCTGGACTACTAAAGTTCTGTGATGAAAGACTTAGATCTCTGTTGAATACTTTAAGAATAGTAGACAGTGATCAATATTCTTCTCTTGAATTAGTTTGTACATTCTTTACAATTTTAGGAAGTTATTCAAAAGGATTTATTGTGATTGTGGATCCTTATCCTGAGGTTTCTGGACTTTATGACCCAGTAATACAATTAAGCTGTTTAGATTCATCTATTGCTATGAGGCCAATTTTAAAGCGTTACCAGAGTATTGTTCTAACATCAGGAACTCTTTCTCCTTTGGACCTTTATCCAAAACTATTAGGATTTATTCCTGTTGTTAGCCAAAGTCTAACAATGACTTTAGATAGGACATGCATTTGTCCATTGATTGTTACAAGAGGATCAGATCAGACACCTCTTTCATCAAAATTCGAGTCCAGAGCTGACGTTTCAATTCAACAGAATTATGGTAAACttattttagaaattacaaaaaaagtCCCAGATGGGGTAGTTTGcttcttttcttcataCTTGTATATGGAGCAAATGCTTTCTCAATGGTATGAATCTGGTTTATTGGCACAAATTATGGAGCATAAGCTAGTATTTGTAGAAACTAAGGATATTGTATCTACTACTTTAGCTTTACATCATTATAGAAAAGCATGCGATATTGGAAGAGGAGctatattcttttctattGCTCGTGGAAAAGTTGCTGAGGGAATCGATTTTGATAGACATTATGGGAGGTGTGTCGTAATGGTTGGAATTCCATACCAGTATACATTATCAAAGATTCTCCAGTCAAGACTTAGCTTTCTAAAGGAGAATTACGGAATTCAGGAAAACGAATTCCTTACATTTGATGCAATGAGGCAAGCATCTCAGTGTGTTGGGCGTGTTATTAGGTCAAAGGCAGATTATGGACTTATGATTTTTGCTGATTTAAGgtataataaaaaagacAAGAGGGAAAAGATTCCTCCTTGGATTTTAAAACATTTAAAGCCTGAATATTCAACTTTATCTACGGATATGGCagtttcaatttcttcaaattttttaaaacaaATGTCACAACCTTATGCTGTTAGTAACTCAATTATTAAGTTGGGTTCTTag
- a CDS encoding protein phosphatase PP2A, calcineurin like phosphoesterase superfamily — ERQLFSRMPKGLDVYLDSLKLDREISTLLECKTLSENEVKQLCELAKDILEEEQNVQQIGLPLTVVGDIHGQFFDLKEIFRIGGVPPETNFLFLGDYVDRGYYSVESVTLIVALKVRYRNRVFLIRGNHESRQITQVYGFYDECLRKYGTPNVWRYFTDLFDYLPLSALIDNKIFCPHAGLSPSLPSLDSIKSLDRIQEVPHEGPMCDLLWSDPDERYGWGVSHRGAGYTFGEDVSEMFNHTNNLQLICRAHQLILDGYQWSHNKNVVTVFSAPNYCYRCENQAAILRIDDLGNFTFLQFDHAPEKVLPRQENQLPVPDYFV, encoded by the coding sequence GAAAGGCAACTTTTTTCAAGAATGCCAAAGGGCTTGGATGTATATCTGGACTCTTTAAAATTGGACAGAGAGATATCTACTTTGTTAGAATGCAAGACTCTTTCTGAAAATGAAGTAAAACAATTATGTGAATTAGCAAAAGATATTCTAGAAGAAGAACAAAATGTACAGCAAATTGGACTTCCACTAACTGTTGTGGGTGACATACATGGGCAATTCTTTGATCTTAAGGAAATTTTTAGGATTGGTGGGGTTCCTCCAGAAACcaattttttgtttcttgGTGATTATGTCGATAGAGGTTATTATTCCGTTGAATCTGTGACTCTTATTGTAGCCCTGAAGGTTAGATATAGAAATAGAGTCTTCCTTATCAGAGGTAATCATGAAAGTCGTCAAATTACACAGGTTTACGGATTTTATGACGAGTGTCTACGGAAATATGGAACTCCAAATGTATGGAGGTATTTTACTGATCTTTTTGATTATCTTCCACTCTCAGCATTAATTGACAATAAGATTTTTTGCCCACATGCAGGTTTATCGCCGAGTCTCCCTAGCTTAGACTCTATTAAAAGCTTGGATAGGATTCAGGAAGTTCCTCATGAAGGGCCAATGTGTGATCTTTTATGGTCAGACCCTGATGAACGTTATGGCTGGGGAGTATCTCACAGAGGTGCAGGATATACTTTTGGGGAAGATGTGAGTGAAATGTTTAATcatacaaataatttacaaTTAATCTGTAGAGCCCACCAGCTAATTCTGGATGGATATCAATGGTCTCATAATAAGAATGTTGTGACCGTTTTCTCAGCTCCTAATTACTGCTACAGGTGCGAAAACCAGGCGGCTATCTTAAGAATTGATGATTTGGGAAATTTTACATTTCTCCAATTTGACCATGCGCCTGAGAAGGTACTTCCGAGACAGGAAAACCAGCTTCCAGTTCCGGACTATTTTgtttaa